A single region of the Solwaraspora sp. WMMD791 genome encodes:
- a CDS encoding glycosyltransferase family 2 protein, protein MSEPLVSVIVPNYNYARALGLCLSALRAQTYPRLEIIVVDDCSTDDSVAVAESYGVQVVRTPANGGPSVARNLGAAHATGEILFFVDSDVAAKPDAVANAVALLTERPQIGAICGNYDPVPLIRDSLVEEYRCMQQSYWLIADEGRIYTMYTALLAMRAEVFAEIGPFNPRLRETENADYGFRLASRYEIWLTPAVRGVHDHDHELRVMIRKVFTRTRLHIPMYAQNPTFPGGLRSGPRAWSSVAALLVVLTSVAPLALGPWWSVLPVLAAAGFVACDWPMYRFVAARRNPLFVAYFVAMHFFLNVVMAVAAATGFASYLTSRAFRRLYDKPAQAV, encoded by the coding sequence ATGTCCGAACCGCTCGTGTCGGTCATCGTGCCGAACTACAACTACGCCCGGGCGCTCGGGCTGTGTCTGTCCGCCCTGCGGGCCCAGACGTACCCTCGCCTGGAGATCATCGTCGTCGACGACTGCAGCACCGACGACTCGGTCGCCGTGGCCGAATCGTACGGCGTCCAGGTGGTGCGTACCCCGGCCAACGGCGGGCCGTCGGTGGCCCGCAACCTCGGTGCGGCCCACGCCACCGGCGAGATCCTGTTCTTCGTCGACTCCGACGTCGCGGCCAAGCCGGACGCCGTGGCCAACGCGGTGGCCCTGCTCACCGAGCGGCCGCAGATCGGCGCGATCTGCGGCAACTACGACCCGGTGCCGCTGATCCGCGACAGCCTGGTCGAGGAGTACCGCTGCATGCAGCAGTCCTACTGGCTGATCGCCGACGAGGGGCGGATCTACACCATGTACACCGCGCTGCTGGCGATGCGGGCCGAGGTGTTCGCCGAGATCGGTCCGTTCAACCCCCGGTTGCGGGAGACCGAGAACGCCGACTACGGCTTCCGGCTCGCCAGTCGGTACGAGATCTGGCTGACTCCGGCGGTGCGCGGCGTCCATGACCACGACCACGAACTGCGGGTGATGATCCGCAAGGTCTTCACCCGCACCAGGTTGCACATTCCGATGTACGCCCAGAACCCGACCTTTCCCGGCGGGCTGCGCAGCGGACCGCGTGCCTGGAGCAGCGTCGCCGCGCTGCTGGTGGTGCTGACCAGCGTCGCACCGTTGGCGCTGGGTCCCTGGTGGAGCGTACTACCGGTGCTCGCCGCCGCCGGCTTCGTCGCGTGCGACTGGCCGATGTACCGGTTCGTCGCGGCCCGCCGCAACCCGCTGTTCGTCGCCTACTTTGTCGCCATGCACTTCTTCCTCAACGTGGTCATGGCGGTCGCGGCGGCCACCGGCTTCGCCAGCTACCTGACCTCGCGGGCGTTCCGGCGGCTCTACGACAAGCCGGCGCAGGCGGTGTGA
- a CDS encoding glycosyltransferase family 2 protein, giving the protein MTGAPRVSVIIPTYNKAKTLAECVRSVYRQTCQPVEVVVVDDASTDGSREIAAGLPCQLVCLPTNRGVSAARNAGASVATGEVLFFVDSDIALAPDAIGNALRVLAAHPECGVVQGIYAAEPFAADGPVEVYKTLFEHYWRRQRAGVADSTLFALTAIRREAFDAVGGFDERLRDSEDIEFGTRLPRRYQIRMSAQVVGRHDDVDRLGPFLAEHVRRAVSYGALLAGTTLGARRRSPHRPHAPGRSDGTDRPGRGFDVAAAAAMLCCTAALVTLPLALVDRWLLVLPGVFGAAFLVVDRGLLRFVWRRKGNRFLVYFVGMHFVMHTTQLAGMAAGFAATALRSGRRAPASTGRADR; this is encoded by the coding sequence GTGACCGGGGCGCCGAGGGTGTCGGTGATCATCCCGACCTACAACAAGGCCAAGACGTTGGCCGAATGCGTGCGGTCGGTGTACCGCCAGACCTGCCAGCCGGTGGAGGTGGTCGTGGTCGACGACGCCAGCACCGACGGGTCCCGGGAGATCGCCGCCGGCCTACCGTGCCAACTGGTCTGCCTGCCAACCAACCGGGGCGTTTCGGCGGCCCGCAACGCCGGAGCCTCGGTCGCCACCGGTGAGGTGCTGTTCTTCGTCGACTCCGACATCGCCCTCGCGCCGGATGCGATCGGCAACGCGTTGCGGGTGCTGGCCGCGCACCCCGAGTGCGGTGTGGTGCAGGGCATCTATGCCGCCGAGCCGTTCGCCGCCGACGGCCCGGTGGAGGTGTACAAGACCCTGTTCGAGCACTACTGGCGGCGTCAGCGTGCCGGCGTCGCGGACTCGACCCTGTTCGCGCTCACCGCGATCCGTCGCGAGGCGTTCGACGCGGTCGGTGGATTCGACGAGCGCCTGCGCGACTCCGAGGACATCGAGTTCGGCACCCGGCTGCCGCGGCGTTACCAGATCAGGATGAGCGCGCAGGTGGTCGGCCGCCACGACGACGTCGACCGGCTGGGGCCGTTTCTCGCCGAGCACGTCCGGCGCGCCGTCAGCTACGGCGCGCTGCTCGCCGGCACCACGCTCGGCGCCCGGCGGCGGTCACCGCACCGACCGCACGCTCCGGGCCGGTCCGACGGTACGGACCGGCCAGGGCGCGGCTTCGACGTCGCCGCAGCCGCGGCCATGCTCTGCTGTACGGCGGCGTTGGTCACCCTCCCGTTGGCGCTGGTAGACCGGTGGTTGCTGGTGCTGCCGGGGGTGTTCGGCGCCGCCTTCCTCGTCGTCGACCGTGGACTGCTGCGCTTCGTGTGGCGGCGGAAGGGCAACCGCTTCCTGGTGTACTTCGTCGGCATGCACTTCGTCATGCACACCACCCAGTTGGCCGGTATGGCCGCCGGGTTCGCCGCCACCGCGCTGCGGAGCGGGCGGCGCGCACCGGCCAGCACGGGGCGGGCCGACCGGTGA
- a CDS encoding endonuclease/exonuclease/phosphatase family protein, with protein MTASPQIAPAPVETVAATPGPGPFGRWWRRWLGRLFLTGSALWLLYVLAHRALSGRVWWWLLAELVPPLLFVAVPLTFAAAAAGCRRTRRPAALLCAAALVVGAGLSGINLPGPLRPEQPVPAEAVRVMSWNTGYWHAGDQPADFYRLLREQRADVYLLQEYIAEVDGTIVPIDDLDRLARELPGYHVAVTGELVTLSRFPIVDQVPLEAAGLPPAPDDFVDFWRYQVLRTDLQVGDRVLSTYNAHLPVPLWVGGPSVFSREFHDTVRQQRQRRLAQWRVLAADVAANPYPVLLAGDLNTTPAMGDTRRLPSGLRDAVSASRSFYPGSWPTEQPSAWRLDWALVSDPLTVHRYEFGDARGMSDHLPQTMWVSW; from the coding sequence GTGACCGCGTCACCGCAGATCGCGCCGGCCCCGGTGGAGACCGTCGCCGCCACGCCCGGGCCGGGGCCCTTCGGACGGTGGTGGCGGCGCTGGCTGGGCCGGCTGTTCCTGACCGGCTCGGCGCTGTGGCTGCTGTACGTGCTGGCCCACCGGGCACTCAGCGGGCGGGTGTGGTGGTGGCTGCTGGCCGAGCTGGTGCCGCCGCTGTTGTTCGTCGCCGTACCGCTGACCTTCGCGGCGGCGGCCGCCGGGTGCCGACGCACCCGGCGGCCCGCGGCGCTGTTGTGCGCGGCGGCCCTGGTCGTCGGTGCCGGGCTGTCCGGGATCAACCTGCCGGGGCCGTTGCGCCCCGAGCAGCCGGTGCCGGCGGAGGCGGTGCGGGTGATGTCCTGGAACACCGGCTACTGGCACGCCGGCGATCAGCCGGCGGACTTCTACCGACTGCTGCGCGAGCAACGGGCCGACGTGTACCTGCTGCAGGAGTACATCGCCGAGGTCGACGGCACGATCGTGCCGATCGACGATCTGGACCGACTGGCCCGTGAGCTGCCCGGCTACCACGTCGCGGTGACCGGTGAACTGGTCACCTTGTCGCGGTTCCCGATCGTCGACCAGGTGCCGCTGGAGGCCGCCGGGCTGCCGCCGGCACCGGACGACTTCGTCGACTTCTGGCGCTACCAGGTGCTCCGGACCGACCTGCAGGTCGGCGACCGCGTGCTCTCGACGTACAACGCGCATCTGCCGGTGCCGCTGTGGGTGGGTGGACCGAGCGTGTTCAGCCGGGAGTTTCACGACACGGTACGCCAGCAGCGGCAGCGCCGCCTCGCTCAGTGGCGGGTGCTCGCCGCCGACGTGGCGGCCAACCCGTACCCGGTCCTGCTGGCCGGTGATCTCAACACCACGCCGGCGATGGGGGACACCCGCCGGCTGCCCTCGGGGCTGCGCGACGCGGTGTCGGCCAGCAGATCCTTCTATCCGGGTTCGTGGCCGACCGAGCAGCCGTCGGCGTGGCGGCTGGACTGGGCGCTGGTCTCCGACCCGCTGACCGTGCACCGGTACGAGTTCGGCGACGCGCGGGGAATGTCGGACCACCTGCCCCAGACGATGTGGGTGTCGTGGTGA
- a CDS encoding aminotransferase class III-fold pyridoxal phosphate-dependent enzyme yields MTSFGFGRELVDHAEGAYLYLRDGRRILDFTGGVGVLNHGHNHPRVMAVRRRFAEQRRMEVHKTYFSPYVAGLAHNLAEVLPGDLNMSFLPNSGAEAVEGAVKLAYKYHGGRRHTILRADISFHGKLLGSGSLTGGAQNHFKFPGISGVVTFQYDDLESVRAAIAAHPDDVYAILIEPFSASTMRWCSEEFLRGLRELCTAHRIVLIFDEIYTGWGKTGSLFYFMRYPGLLPDVLTTSKSFGGGKSSISAYVAREPIFRKAYDNPMDALLHSTSTTYYGFGEECATAIEAVNVAIDDDYPARARHIERQLAAGLRRIAKQHPDAVADVAGAGALWGVFIDGGPKVLDLAAKLAPAGLARDPRLRTKVVTCAVINALYRDHDIYTYYTLNGASPLVVGPPLVVSDDDVEYFLDSLDTVLGQGLTRLLTRFVAQKVGSLW; encoded by the coding sequence ATGACGTCCTTCGGGTTCGGCCGCGAGCTGGTCGACCACGCCGAAGGTGCCTATCTGTACCTGCGCGACGGCCGTCGCATCCTCGACTTCACCGGCGGCGTCGGCGTGCTCAACCACGGACACAACCACCCCCGGGTGATGGCCGTCCGGCGCCGCTTCGCCGAGCAACGCCGGATGGAGGTGCACAAGACCTACTTCTCGCCGTACGTCGCAGGCCTGGCGCACAACCTGGCCGAGGTGCTTCCCGGCGACCTGAACATGTCGTTCCTGCCGAACTCCGGGGCGGAGGCGGTCGAAGGTGCGGTCAAGCTCGCCTACAAGTACCACGGCGGGAGACGCCACACGATCCTGCGCGCCGACATCAGCTTCCACGGCAAGCTGCTCGGTTCGGGTAGTTTGACCGGCGGCGCGCAGAACCACTTCAAATTCCCCGGCATCTCCGGGGTCGTCACGTTCCAGTACGACGACCTGGAATCGGTACGCGCGGCCATCGCCGCCCATCCCGACGACGTGTACGCGATCCTGATCGAGCCGTTCAGCGCCTCGACGATGCGCTGGTGCAGCGAGGAGTTCCTACGCGGGCTGCGGGAACTGTGCACCGCGCACCGGATCGTGCTCATCTTCGACGAGATCTACACCGGGTGGGGCAAGACCGGCAGCCTGTTCTATTTCATGCGGTACCCGGGTCTGCTGCCGGACGTACTGACCACGTCGAAGTCCTTCGGTGGCGGCAAGTCGTCGATCTCGGCGTACGTCGCCCGGGAGCCGATCTTCCGCAAGGCCTACGACAATCCGATGGACGCCTTGCTGCACTCGACGTCGACCACCTACTACGGCTTCGGTGAGGAATGCGCCACCGCCATCGAGGCGGTCAACGTCGCCATCGACGACGACTATCCGGCGCGGGCGCGGCACATCGAACGGCAGCTCGCCGCCGGGCTGCGCCGCATCGCCAAGCAGCACCCCGACGCGGTGGCCGACGTGGCCGGCGCGGGTGCGCTGTGGGGGGTGTTCATCGACGGCGGCCCGAAGGTGCTGGACCTGGCGGCGAAGCTCGCTCCGGCCGGTCTGGCCCGCGACCCCCGCCTGCGAACCAAGGTGGTGACCTGCGCGGTGATCAACGCGCTGTACCGCGACCACGACATCTACACCTACTACACCCTCAACGGGGCCAGCCCGTTGGTGGTCGGCCCGCCGCTGGTCGTCTCCGACGACGACGTCGAGTACTTCCTCGACAGCCTCGACACCGTGCTCGGCCAGGGTCTCACCCGGCTGCTGACCCGGTTCGTGGCGCAGAAGGTGGGCTCGCTGTGGTGA
- a CDS encoding lysylphosphatidylglycerol synthase domain-containing protein, whose product MSGATSPAGGATSPAGGGTSPTGRWSRWWRLLNRAFVVLFVVLLVVGVVTVLRTQDWTPVVELAASLDPVTGYLAVAAAIGINCLGLVLGVLSWRAVFVDLGARVHTWTALRIFFVGFLVKFVPGRFVAVPVLLRLGRQVDVGPVRLASVFAVSWSIVALTGLTIGIAAGPAVVGGGVWWLLLAALPVVILLIRPQLLDRAVRFATRLLRRPQLQFGATPGGVRRAIVAQALSWWVSGHHLWVLAVVAGAPPGRSYLVCVAGFGLATVTGLLVMVAPDGIGVREAVLVVGLATVMPLPLAGTVVLASRVVSVLSDVAVGAGGLALAQYLHRRRQRGVGGALVSDPVPAR is encoded by the coding sequence GTGAGCGGCGCGACCTCCCCGGCAGGCGGCGCGACCTCACCGGCGGGCGGCGGGACGTCACCGACGGGCCGCTGGAGTCGCTGGTGGCGGCTGCTGAACCGGGCCTTCGTGGTGCTCTTCGTCGTACTGCTTGTCGTCGGCGTGGTGACCGTGCTGCGTACCCAGGACTGGACCCCCGTCGTCGAGCTGGCCGCCTCGCTGGACCCGGTGACCGGCTACCTCGCGGTGGCGGCCGCGATCGGGATCAACTGCCTGGGCCTGGTCCTCGGCGTGCTGTCCTGGCGCGCGGTCTTCGTCGACCTCGGCGCCCGGGTGCACACCTGGACCGCGCTGCGGATCTTCTTCGTCGGGTTCCTCGTGAAGTTCGTGCCGGGTCGGTTCGTCGCGGTGCCGGTGTTGCTGCGGCTGGGCAGACAGGTCGACGTCGGTCCGGTCCGGCTGGCGTCGGTGTTCGCGGTCAGCTGGAGCATCGTGGCGCTCACCGGGCTGACCATCGGCATCGCCGCCGGCCCGGCGGTCGTCGGTGGTGGGGTGTGGTGGCTGCTGCTGGCCGCCCTGCCAGTGGTGATCCTGCTGATCCGGCCGCAGCTGCTCGACCGGGCCGTGCGATTCGCGACGAGGCTGCTGCGTCGGCCGCAGCTACAGTTCGGTGCCACCCCGGGTGGCGTCCGCCGCGCGATCGTCGCGCAGGCGTTGTCCTGGTGGGTGTCGGGGCATCACCTGTGGGTGCTGGCCGTCGTGGCCGGGGCACCGCCCGGCCGTTCCTACCTGGTGTGCGTGGCCGGGTTCGGGTTGGCGACGGTCACCGGGCTGCTGGTGATGGTCGCCCCGGACGGCATCGGGGTGCGGGAAGCAGTGCTCGTCGTCGGACTGGCCACGGTGATGCCACTGCCCCTGGCCGGCACCGTCGTGCTGGCCAGCCGGGTGGTGTCGGTGCTCAGCGACGTCGCGGTCGGTGCCGGCGGCCTGGCGCTCGCCCAGTATCTGCACCGACGTCGGCAGCGGGGCGTCGGCGGCGCGCTGGTCAGCGACCCGGTGCCCGCGCGCTGA
- a CDS encoding cation transporter, giving the protein MLAASWPISWSVVAFVAAGGLTVVGSVRLVALGDALADRTGWGEALFGAIFFGLATSLSGIVMTAVTAAGAAPQLAYSNAVGGIAAQTTAVAVADLFYRRVNLEHASASLSNVLFGCLLLALLALALLGTYTPDATLAGIHPVSVVMVGCYVGGVMIVHSTDVTPYWQAVDTVDTRQDLPQSHGPLDSPPLPALWVRFVAVGLIVAAGGWVIALAGESLVTATGLRAGFVGGVLMGLINALPEAITAIAAVRRGALTLAVAAVLGGNCLDALNLVVGDLFYRDGSLYHQAGTDELFLTTSAMLMTTLLLGGLLVRQVRGWGRLGFEGTLLLVGYLAVVAVLAF; this is encoded by the coding sequence GTGCTCGCGGCGAGCTGGCCGATCTCCTGGTCGGTCGTGGCGTTCGTCGCCGCCGGTGGGCTCACCGTGGTGGGCAGTGTCCGACTGGTGGCCCTCGGCGACGCGCTGGCGGACCGCACCGGCTGGGGTGAGGCGCTGTTCGGGGCGATCTTCTTCGGCCTGGCGACCTCGCTGTCGGGCATCGTGATGACCGCGGTGACGGCTGCCGGCGCCGCACCGCAACTGGCGTACAGCAACGCCGTCGGCGGCATCGCCGCGCAGACCACCGCGGTCGCGGTCGCCGACCTGTTCTACCGCCGGGTCAATCTCGAACACGCGAGCGCCTCGCTGTCCAACGTGCTCTTCGGCTGCCTGCTGCTGGCGCTGCTGGCGCTCGCCCTGCTCGGCACCTACACCCCCGACGCGACGCTGGCCGGGATCCACCCGGTCTCGGTGGTGATGGTGGGCTGTTACGTCGGCGGCGTCATGATCGTGCACTCCACCGACGTTACGCCGTACTGGCAAGCAGTCGACACCGTCGACACCCGCCAGGACCTGCCGCAGAGCCACGGACCGCTCGACAGCCCACCGCTGCCGGCACTGTGGGTCCGCTTCGTCGCGGTCGGCCTGATCGTCGCGGCCGGCGGATGGGTCATCGCCCTGGCCGGGGAGAGCCTGGTGACAGCGACCGGGTTGCGTGCGGGCTTCGTCGGCGGGGTGCTGATGGGCCTGATCAACGCGCTGCCGGAGGCCATAACGGCGATCGCGGCGGTCCGCCGGGGCGCGCTCACCCTGGCCGTCGCGGCGGTCCTGGGCGGCAACTGCCTGGATGCGCTCAACCTGGTCGTCGGCGACCTCTTCTATCGCGACGGCTCGCTCTACCACCAGGCGGGCACCGACGAGCTGTTCCTCACCACCTCGGCGATGCTGATGACGACGCTGCTCCTCGGCGGCCTGCTGGTACGCCAGGTGCGGGGCTGGGGTCGGCTGGGCTTCGAAGGCACCCTGCTGCTCGTCGGCTACCTCGCGGTGGTCGCGGTGCTGGCCTTCTGA
- a CDS encoding NAD-dependent epimerase/dehydratase family protein produces MVIAVTGAAGMLGASVVARLVADGAEVVGVDLREPAPGGPAGGYRHLVGDVRDPAVLRVAFDCVDAVVHCAAALPSYPAAQIRSIVVDGSRAVLDAARTAGVARLVYISSTAVYGLPRQVPTPEEHPYAPVDPYSTAKADAERLAIGYRDAGLVLPVLRPKTFLGPGRMGLFSMLFQWAQEGRNFPVLGDGRVRIQMLHVADLVEAVVTVLRAPADVANDTYNIGAAEFGTLREDFQAVLDAAGHGKRVVALPAGPARAALGLLQRTGLSPVYGRLLHKLRDDSYVDIGRARRRLGFTPRYSNQDAVLETFRWWQAHRATSTSSAASGRTSRDPWRQGVLAAAKVFF; encoded by the coding sequence GTGGTGATCGCGGTGACCGGTGCCGCCGGGATGCTCGGCGCGTCGGTGGTGGCCCGACTCGTCGCCGACGGCGCCGAGGTGGTCGGGGTCGACCTGCGCGAGCCGGCACCCGGCGGTCCGGCCGGCGGGTACCGGCACCTGGTCGGTGACGTGCGGGATCCGGCGGTGCTGCGGGTCGCCTTCGACTGCGTCGACGCGGTCGTGCACTGTGCCGCCGCGCTGCCGAGCTACCCGGCGGCGCAGATCCGCTCCATCGTGGTCGACGGTTCGCGCGCGGTGCTCGACGCCGCCCGTACGGCCGGTGTCGCCCGCCTGGTCTACATCTCCTCGACCGCCGTCTACGGCCTGCCCCGCCAGGTCCCCACCCCGGAGGAACACCCGTACGCGCCGGTGGATCCGTACAGCACCGCCAAGGCCGACGCCGAACGGCTGGCGATCGGCTATCGCGACGCCGGTCTGGTGCTGCCGGTGCTGCGGCCCAAGACGTTCCTGGGGCCCGGCCGGATGGGTCTGTTCTCGATGCTGTTTCAGTGGGCCCAGGAGGGACGCAACTTCCCGGTGCTCGGCGACGGCCGGGTGCGGATCCAGATGCTGCACGTCGCCGACCTGGTCGAGGCCGTCGTCACCGTGCTGCGGGCACCGGCCGACGTCGCCAACGACACATACAACATCGGGGCCGCCGAGTTCGGCACCCTGCGCGAGGACTTCCAGGCGGTGCTCGACGCGGCCGGGCACGGCAAACGGGTCGTGGCGCTGCCGGCCGGACCCGCCCGCGCCGCGCTCGGCCTGCTGCAGCGCACCGGGCTGTCCCCGGTGTACGGGCGGCTGCTGCACAAACTGCGCGACGACTCGTACGTCGACATCGGTCGGGCCCGGCGACGACTCGGCTTCACCCCCCGGTACAGCAACCAGGACGCGGTGCTGGAGACGTTCCGCTGGTGGCAGGCACACCGCGCCACCAGCACCAGTTCGGCTGCCAGCGGCCGGACCAGCCGCGATCCGTGGCGCCAGGGCGTCCTCGCCGCCGCCAAGGTCTTCTTCTGA
- a CDS encoding UbiA prenyltransferase family protein yields the protein MTAVEVAAEPVPAPGSMAGDPAGAVADGRPGWIARSVRAAGDLTMLLRPQQWTKNLLAVPLALLDAPAWTVATVGRVGWGVLLFTLASSLVYVVNDVADRHLDRGHPGKRSRPVASGRISPTLAWTIAAVLTGLLGTAVVVGPGIAWWPLAGYLVVNLAYSRWLKHVPLIDISVVAAGFVLRVLLGYAATGGPVSAWLLTTVFATCLLLILGKRRQELAVDGAAHRPALRGYNLGLADQLITVNATVAVLGFLLYLNSEAPVGAHRDALLLAAVPLTLFGISRYLQAVLVRRGGGDPVRTLLRDRLILTTAALLAMVVGAALFAVNYPSS from the coding sequence ATGACCGCTGTGGAGGTGGCAGCCGAGCCGGTGCCGGCACCCGGGTCGATGGCGGGCGACCCCGCCGGCGCGGTGGCCGACGGCCGGCCCGGCTGGATCGCCCGGTCGGTACGCGCCGCCGGGGACCTGACCATGTTGCTGCGCCCGCAGCAGTGGACCAAGAACCTGCTGGCCGTGCCCCTGGCGCTGCTTGACGCGCCAGCGTGGACGGTGGCGACGGTGGGCCGGGTCGGGTGGGGGGTGCTGCTGTTCACCCTGGCGTCGTCGCTGGTGTACGTCGTCAACGACGTCGCCGACCGCCACCTGGACCGGGGCCACCCGGGTAAACGGTCCCGGCCGGTGGCCAGTGGCCGGATCTCACCGACGTTGGCCTGGACGATCGCCGCGGTGCTGACCGGGCTGCTCGGCACGGCCGTCGTCGTCGGACCCGGCATCGCCTGGTGGCCGTTGGCCGGCTACCTGGTGGTGAACCTGGCGTACAGTCGGTGGCTCAAACACGTACCGCTGATCGACATCAGCGTCGTCGCCGCCGGATTCGTGCTGCGCGTCCTGCTCGGCTACGCCGCGACCGGCGGTCCAGTGTCCGCCTGGCTGCTCACCACGGTCTTCGCCACCTGTCTACTGCTGATCCTCGGCAAACGCCGGCAGGAACTCGCCGTCGACGGCGCCGCGCACCGTCCGGCGCTGCGCGGCTACAACCTCGGCCTGGCCGACCAGCTGATCACCGTGAACGCGACCGTGGCGGTCCTCGGATTCCTGCTCTACCTCAACTCCGAGGCACCGGTCGGTGCGCACCGGGACGCCCTGTTGCTGGCGGCCGTCCCGCTGACCCTGTTCGGGATCTCCCGGTACCTGCAGGCCGTGCTGGTCCGTCGCGGCGGCGGCGACCCGGTCCGCACCCTGCTGCGCGACCGGCTGATCCTGACCACCGCCGCCCTGCTGGCGATGGTGGTCGGTGCGGCCCTGTTCGCCGTCAACTACCCGTCGTCCTGA
- a CDS encoding sporulation protein: MVFKKMLGALGIGAPSVDTVLPNPNIRPGLVLSGQVNLVGGSHETRLDQITVSLVTRVEVEAGGEDHNATAEFHRVPVGGGFSLREGQQVSLPFQFAVPWETPVTDVYGQRLHGMTMGLRTEVAIPGAIDRGDLDAVHVHPLPVQERILEAFARLGFGFKGADLEYGRLHGVPQTLPFYQEIEYFAAPQYAGGIREVELTFVASEYGVDVVLEFDKRGGLFTPGHDSYGRYRVSHADADTVDWTAQVDGWVRQALSQRQSFLGGGGYGQPMHGGYPPAHRGGPGMGGMVAGALGGAALGFAGGMVAGEVFDSFGDDDGGEDFGEE, translated from the coding sequence GTGGTCTTCAAGAAGATGCTGGGCGCCCTGGGCATCGGCGCCCCCAGCGTCGACACGGTGCTGCCCAACCCCAACATCCGCCCCGGCCTCGTCCTCAGCGGCCAGGTCAACCTGGTCGGCGGCAGCCACGAGACCCGACTCGACCAGATCACCGTCAGCCTGGTCACCCGGGTGGAGGTGGAGGCCGGCGGCGAGGACCACAACGCGACGGCCGAGTTCCACCGGGTCCCGGTGGGTGGCGGGTTCTCCCTGCGGGAGGGCCAGCAGGTCTCGTTGCCCTTCCAGTTCGCCGTACCATGGGAGACCCCGGTCACCGACGTGTACGGCCAGCGGCTGCACGGGATGACCATGGGGCTGCGCACCGAGGTGGCGATCCCGGGCGCGATCGACCGGGGCGACCTCGACGCGGTGCACGTGCACCCGCTGCCGGTGCAGGAGCGCATCCTGGAGGCCTTCGCCCGGCTCGGCTTCGGCTTCAAGGGTGCCGATCTGGAGTACGGCCGGCTGCACGGCGTGCCCCAGACCCTGCCGTTCTACCAGGAGATCGAGTACTTCGCCGCGCCGCAGTACGCCGGCGGCATCCGGGAGGTCGAGCTGACCTTCGTCGCCAGCGAGTACGGCGTGGATGTCGTGTTGGAGTTCGACAAGCGCGGCGGGCTGTTCACCCCGGGCCACGACTCGTACGGGCGTTACCGGGTCAGCCACGCCGACGCCGACACCGTGGACTGGACGGCGCAGGTCGACGGCTGGGTCCGGCAGGCCCTGTCCCAACGGCAGTCGTTCCTCGGCGGCGGCGGATACGGCCAACCGATGCACGGCGGGTACCCGCCGGCGCACCGAGGCGGGCCCGGCATGGGCGGCATGGTCGCAGGAGCGCTCGGCGGTGCCGCGCTCGGCTTCGCCGGTGGGATGGTCGCCGGCGAGGTGTTCGACAGCTTCGGTGACGACGACGGCGGCGAGGACTTCGGCGAGGAGTGA
- a CDS encoding glycosyltransferase family 2 protein: MPKVSVIVPSYNYAASLHVCLRAIAAQTYPEIEVLVVDDHSTDDSVAVARALGVRVIALPDNGGCGRARNVGVANTTGDILFFVDADVAMAPDAVAEAVALLEAEPQVGAVCGIEDPEPLLHDTLVARYRGLQYHHWSASGEGNVTFLFPAMCAIRRRVYTEIGPFNPALKQTEEVDYGYRLSRRHQLRLTSRVRGRHDHDHQLLPLLRKLFHRARLRIPLYARARRFATGFETAARAWGSLIATAALPALGLPVLFGPWWLLVPAGLVAASVAADRDLYVLAHRRRGPVFLMFFVAVHFLVNVTITAGVAAGALQWLVSRPFRQLYDGTFPVEATA; the protein is encoded by the coding sequence ATGCCGAAGGTGTCGGTGATCGTGCCGAGCTACAACTACGCCGCCTCCCTGCACGTGTGCCTGCGGGCGATCGCCGCGCAGACCTATCCGGAGATCGAGGTGCTGGTGGTCGACGACCACAGCACCGACGACTCGGTGGCTGTCGCGCGGGCCCTCGGCGTACGGGTGATCGCCCTGCCGGACAACGGTGGCTGCGGCCGGGCCCGCAACGTCGGCGTGGCGAACACCACCGGTGACATCCTGTTCTTCGTCGACGCCGACGTGGCGATGGCGCCCGACGCCGTCGCCGAGGCGGTGGCGCTGCTCGAGGCCGAACCCCAGGTCGGGGCGGTCTGCGGGATCGAGGACCCGGAGCCGTTGCTGCACGACACGTTGGTGGCCCGCTACCGGGGTCTGCAGTACCACCACTGGTCGGCCAGCGGCGAAGGCAACGTGACGTTCCTGTTCCCGGCGATGTGCGCGATCCGCCGCCGCGTCTACACGGAGATCGGTCCGTTCAACCCGGCGCTGAAGCAGACCGAGGAGGTCGACTACGGCTATCGGCTGTCCCGCCGGCACCAACTGCGGCTGACCTCCCGGGTCCGCGGCCGGCACGATCACGACCACCAGTTGCTGCCGCTGCTGCGCAAGCTGTTCCACCGGGCCCGACTACGCATCCCGCTGTACGCGCGGGCCCGCCGGTTCGCCACCGGCTTCGAGACGGCCGCCCGCGCCTGGGGCAGCCTGATCGCGACCGCCGCCCTGCCCGCGTTGGGGCTGCCGGTGCTGTTCGGGCCGTGGTGGCTGCTCGTACCGGCCGGGCTGGTCGCCGCGTCGGTCGCCGCCGACCGCGACCTGTACGTGCTGGCCCACCGGCGGCGCGGCCCGGTGTTCCTGATGTTCTTCGTGGCCGTGCACTTCCTGGTGAACGTCACCATCACCGCCGGGGTGGCGGCCGGCGCCCTGCAGTGGCTGGTGTCGCGACCGTTCCGGCAGCTCTACGACGGCACCTTCCCGGTGGAGGCGACCGCGTGA